The Streptomyces sp. DH-12 genome has a window encoding:
- a CDS encoding 4'-phosphopantetheinyl transferase superfamily protein encodes MPPGASLSGSGAPLVLPQRLCPAVLDLSGLRDGPAARGPRALRAPVELYLARVAEQDAQTLRHAREVLDAEERARARAFRHGRDRDAYVVAHAALRNVLSVVTGVRADALALTREPCAGCGGPHGRPVLSASGVHFSLSHSGGLVLVALAPAPVGVDVEELATVKVMLSAQSALHRAEADELARLPAYGRPAAFTRAWVRKEAYLKGLGTGLVRNPALDYLGTGPEPADPAPGWAVRDVLVPSGYAAAVGLRTC; translated from the coding sequence GTGCCGCCGGGGGCCTCGCTGTCCGGGTCCGGCGCGCCGCTGGTGCTGCCGCAGCGGCTGTGTCCGGCGGTGCTGGACCTGTCGGGACTGCGGGACGGACCCGCCGCGCGGGGCCCGCGGGCCCTGCGGGCCCCGGTGGAGCTGTACCTGGCCCGGGTCGCGGAGCAGGACGCGCAGACCCTGCGGCACGCCCGTGAGGTCCTCGACGCGGAGGAGCGGGCCCGTGCCCGCGCCTTCCGGCACGGCCGGGACCGCGACGCCTACGTGGTCGCCCACGCGGCGCTGCGGAACGTGCTGAGCGTCGTGACGGGGGTGCGGGCCGACGCGCTGGCGCTGACCCGTGAGCCCTGCGCGGGCTGCGGCGGGCCGCACGGGCGGCCGGTGCTGTCCGCGTCGGGGGTGCACTTCTCCCTGTCGCACAGCGGGGGGCTGGTGCTGGTGGCGCTCGCGCCGGCGCCGGTCGGGGTCGACGTGGAGGAGCTGGCCACCGTCAAGGTCATGCTCAGCGCGCAGTCGGCGCTGCACCGGGCGGAGGCGGACGAGCTGGCGCGACTGCCCGCCTACGGCAGGCCGGCCGCGTTCACCCGTGCCTGGGTGCGCAAGGAGGCTTACCTCAAGGGTCTGGGCACGGGTCTGGTGCGCAACCCCGCGCTCGACTACCTGGGCACGGGTCCGGAGCCCGCGGACCCGGCGCCGGGCTGGGCGGTGCGCGATGTGCTGGTGCCCTCCGGCTATGCGGCCGCGGTGGGACTGCGTACGTGCTGA
- a CDS encoding MbtH family NRPS accessory protein, whose amino-acid sequence MTQPDFANGADAEEVRPDTDEEYLVVRNDEEQYSIWRADRELPAGWYPEGVRGGRQACLDHIGVIWTDMRPLSLRRRLAGADA is encoded by the coding sequence GTGACGCAACCCGACTTCGCGAACGGCGCGGACGCCGAGGAGGTCCGTCCGGACACCGACGAGGAGTACCTCGTGGTGCGCAACGACGAGGAGCAGTACTCGATCTGGCGGGCGGACCGTGAGCTGCCCGCGGGCTGGTACCCGGAGGGGGTGCGCGGCGGCCGGCAGGCGTGCCTGGACCACATCGGCGTGATCTGGACGGACATGCGTCCGCTGAGCCTGCGCCGGCGGCTGGCCGGGGCAGATGCCTGA
- a CDS encoding lantibiotic dehydratase gives MSDEHAPVLLPGGGWRLWEQFALRGPGFPADGVLRLAPPGLAEAADKFGPGAPLTGPEWDGFTEELAAAAVDTARHLQEVAARPRFQAALAWQNPAVLRTGIAPFLRWNPDTDKRSSMPRQREELVAHYWQRFCVKNDTIGFFGPVGWGRWDLAATDAVATRAGDTFLAASAVYFSGWAIDALAKVLAEDPALMRWIPPRRVSLVRTDGTTVRVPGRPAQQVTEREAAVLELCDGTRPVPEIAAARDLTEDETEALVRDLVRRRWVHWRLEVPAATHPDRALRAIVERVPDEEARDRALAKLAVLERGRDAVADAGDDVEALTTAIGALEADFATLTDAEAQRAKGARTAPCRGLVYSDTRRAATATAGPGLLAHLEPLQLCLTAARWMTNRFADGIRARLRAVYDRLAVDGPVDLAALWLHTLPSPHPEAGALIDAVQGELRAKWARLLDIPSGARRVRLTTAELAARFREEFEEPGDGWSLARYFSPDVLVVAEDEAALARGDVELVLGEMHSALNTMGASLFVHQHPDRDELIAETSRDFPGPRLLPMLAKELPLKWSTRSRPSLDRDQDHYVALVDQTGDPYRPRTVLGADVRVEDVGGRLTVLLPDGSRYDLLDAYANTLTQRVMDRFTLRPEGEHTPRISVDRMILARETWQLPVAGVDFADEKSEAARFVRARHWQRRHGLPRFVFVVSPSEPRPFYVDFDSPVYTTILAKAARRLARTDPDARLKVSEMLPTPEQAWLTDTDGRRYTSELRFVAVDRTVTTEGGR, from the coding sequence ATGTCGGACGAGCACGCACCTGTCCTGCTGCCGGGCGGAGGCTGGCGGCTGTGGGAACAGTTCGCGCTGCGCGGTCCGGGCTTCCCGGCCGACGGCGTGCTGCGCCTCGCCCCTCCCGGACTGGCCGAGGCGGCCGACAAGTTCGGACCCGGCGCCCCGCTCACCGGCCCCGAGTGGGACGGCTTCACCGAGGAGCTGGCCGCCGCCGCCGTGGACACCGCCCGCCACCTCCAGGAGGTCGCCGCCCGGCCCCGCTTCCAGGCCGCCCTCGCCTGGCAGAACCCGGCCGTGCTGCGCACCGGCATCGCGCCGTTCCTGCGCTGGAACCCCGACACCGACAAGCGCAGCAGCATGCCCCGCCAGCGCGAGGAACTCGTCGCGCACTACTGGCAGCGGTTCTGCGTGAAGAACGACACCATCGGCTTCTTCGGCCCCGTCGGCTGGGGCCGCTGGGACCTTGCCGCGACGGACGCCGTCGCCACCCGCGCCGGAGACACCTTCCTCGCCGCGAGCGCCGTGTACTTCTCCGGCTGGGCGATCGACGCACTGGCCAAGGTGCTCGCCGAGGACCCCGCGCTGATGCGCTGGATCCCGCCGCGCCGCGTCTCCCTCGTCCGCACCGACGGCACCACCGTGCGCGTGCCCGGACGGCCCGCGCAGCAGGTGACGGAACGCGAGGCGGCCGTCCTGGAGCTCTGCGACGGAACCCGCCCGGTGCCGGAGATCGCCGCCGCCCGCGACCTCACCGAGGACGAAACCGAGGCCCTCGTCCGGGACTTGGTCCGCCGGCGCTGGGTCCACTGGCGCCTGGAGGTGCCCGCGGCCACTCACCCCGACCGCGCCCTGCGCGCCATCGTGGAACGGGTCCCCGACGAGGAGGCCCGCGACCGCGCCCTCGCCAAGCTCGCCGTCCTGGAGCGCGGCCGCGACGCCGTCGCTGACGCGGGGGACGACGTCGAGGCGCTGACCACCGCCATCGGCGCTCTGGAAGCCGACTTCGCCACCCTCACCGACGCCGAGGCCCAACGTGCCAAGGGCGCCCGGACCGCCCCCTGCCGCGGACTGGTCTACTCCGACACCCGCCGCGCCGCCACCGCCACCGCCGGGCCCGGCCTGCTCGCCCACCTGGAACCCCTCCAGCTGTGCCTGACCGCCGCCCGCTGGATGACCAACCGCTTCGCCGACGGCATCCGTGCCCGGCTGCGCGCCGTGTACGACCGGCTCGCCGTCGACGGCCCCGTCGACCTCGCTGCTCTGTGGCTGCACACCCTGCCCTCCCCGCACCCCGAGGCCGGCGCCCTCATCGACGCCGTCCAGGGCGAACTGCGCGCCAAATGGGCCCGGTTGCTGGACATTCCGTCCGGCGCCCGCCGTGTCCGGCTGACCACCGCCGAACTCGCCGCCCGCTTCCGCGAGGAGTTCGAGGAGCCCGGCGACGGCTGGTCGCTCGCCCGCTACTTCAGCCCCGACGTCCTCGTCGTCGCCGAGGACGAGGCGGCGCTGGCCCGCGGGGACGTGGAACTGGTCCTGGGCGAGATGCACAGTGCCCTCAACACCATGGGCGCCTCCCTCTTCGTCCACCAGCACCCCGACCGCGACGAGCTGATCGCCGAGACCAGCCGCGACTTCCCCGGGCCCCGGTTGCTGCCGATGCTGGCGAAGGAACTGCCGCTGAAGTGGTCCACCCGTAGCCGCCCCTCCCTCGACCGCGACCAGGACCACTACGTGGCGCTGGTGGACCAGACCGGAGATCCGTACCGTCCTCGTACCGTGCTGGGCGCCGATGTCCGGGTGGAGGATGTCGGCGGGAGGCTGACGGTTCTGCTTCCCGACGGTTCCCGCTACGACCTCCTCGACGCCTACGCCAACACTCTCACCCAGCGTGTGATGGACCGTTTCACCCTGCGCCCGGAGGGCGAGCACACCCCCCGTATCAGCGTCGACCGCATGATCCTGGCCCGTGAGACCTGGCAACTGCCTGTCGCAGGGGTCGATTTCGCCGACGAGAAGTCCGAGGCCGCGCGTTTCGTCCGCGCCCGTCATTGGCAGCGCCGCCACGGCCTTCCACGCTTCGTGTTCGTCGTTTCCCCGTCCGAACCCCGCCCGTTCTACGTCGATTTCGACAGCCCTGTCTACACCACCATCCTCGCCAAGGCCGCCCGCCGCCTCGCCCGTACCGACCCGGACGCCCGGCTGAAGGTCAGCGAGATGCTCCCCACCCCCGAACAGGCCTGGCTCACCGACACCGACGGCCGGCGCTACACCTCCGAACTCCGCTTCGTCGCTGTCGACCGGACCGTCACCACCGAGGGGGGCCGGTGA
- a CDS encoding amino acid adenylation domain-containing protein, with protein MRTLADDLAEHAKRHPERIALDTPDGPVTYGQLDRRTRQVTRLLRAHGAGPETVCAVAVEHGADAVAAVVAVLRCGAAFLTLDVTQPRDRLASFVRSAGARLLLTTRAHAAALEFGGPVVELDAPGLDVSDVPVAGVWRPAVAGTSASVAVDPRALAYVSHTSGSTGEPSPVFVEHQALDTYLRDTARAFELGRDTVVLQTAPLGYDASIRDTFAPLLAGARVVLVERARLLRPADFARTVRDHGVTALLSVTPSFLTHLAGQCDVFDPLAGVTLVVSSGESLRPFLTAGGRSLVGGRLVNQYGPTECTMTTTRHDVPTAPDPAHDVVGLPRTGATVRVLGPDLTPVPEGTVGEVYIGGTGLARGYGGLPARTAAVFLPDPYGPPGSRMYRTGDLGRWTPQGLRYEGRGDRQIKIRGYRVDPAEVEGALLTHPAVSAAVVVPHTDERGRVYLAAHVTGDHATPDAALRGHLARTLPPHLMPRRFLRHTVLPTTRGGKADRGRLVAGGTV; from the coding sequence ATGCGGACCCTCGCCGACGACCTTGCCGAACACGCCAAGCGGCATCCGGAGCGGATCGCGCTGGACACCCCGGACGGGCCCGTCACCTACGGGCAGCTCGACCGGCGGACGCGGCAGGTGACGCGGCTGCTGCGCGCCCACGGGGCAGGCCCGGAGACCGTCTGTGCCGTCGCTGTGGAACACGGCGCGGACGCCGTCGCGGCCGTGGTGGCCGTGTTGCGCTGCGGGGCCGCCTTCCTCACGCTGGACGTCACCCAGCCCCGGGACCGGCTGGCCTCCTTCGTGCGCAGTGCCGGCGCCCGCCTTCTGCTGACCACGAGGGCCCACGCGGCCGCCCTCGAATTCGGCGGGCCCGTGGTCGAGTTGGATGCGCCGGGCCTCGATGTCTCGGACGTGCCGGTCGCGGGTGTGTGGCGCCCGGCGGTCGCCGGCACCTCCGCGTCCGTGGCCGTCGACCCTCGCGCCCTGGCCTATGTCAGTCACACCTCCGGCAGTACCGGCGAGCCGAGTCCTGTGTTCGTCGAGCACCAGGCCCTGGACACCTACCTCCGTGACACCGCCCGCGCCTTCGAGCTCGGCCGGGACACCGTCGTCCTGCAAACCGCCCCGCTCGGCTACGACGCCTCGATCCGTGACACCTTCGCACCCCTGCTGGCCGGCGCCCGCGTCGTCCTCGTGGAGCGCGCCCGGCTGCTCCGCCCCGCCGATTTCGCCCGCACGGTACGTGATCATGGTGTCACCGCTCTGCTCAGTGTCACCCCTTCCTTCCTCACCCACCTGGCCGGGCAGTGTGACGTGTTTGATCCGCTGGCCGGTGTCACCCTGGTCGTGTCCAGCGGTGAGTCTCTGCGGCCGTTCCTCACCGCGGGCGGCCGGTCCCTGGTCGGGGGCCGGCTGGTCAACCAGTACGGGCCGACCGAGTGCACCATGACGACCACCCGCCACGACGTCCCGACGGCCCCCGACCCGGCCCACGACGTGGTCGGCCTGCCCCGGACCGGCGCCACCGTCCGCGTCCTCGGCCCCGACCTGACCCCTGTCCCCGAGGGAACCGTGGGCGAGGTCTACATCGGCGGTACGGGGCTGGCCCGCGGGTACGGCGGGCTCCCGGCCCGTACGGCGGCCGTGTTCCTCCCCGACCCCTACGGTCCGCCCGGCTCCCGCATGTACCGCACCGGTGACCTGGGCCGGTGGACGCCGCAGGGGCTGCGCTACGAAGGCCGCGGTGACCGCCAGATCAAGATCCGCGGCTATCGTGTGGATCCTGCCGAGGTGGAGGGTGCGCTGCTCACGCACCCCGCCGTGAGCGCAGCCGTCGTCGTCCCGCACACCGACGAGCGGGGCCGCGTGTACCTGGCTGCCCACGTGACCGGTGACCATGCGACGCCGGACGCCGCTCTGCGCGGCCATCTGGCCCGTACCTTGCCTCCGCACCTGATGCCGCGCCGTTTCCTGCGTCACACGGTTCTGCCCACCACCCGTGGGGGCAAGGCGGACCGCGGACGCCTGGTCGCAGGGGGCACGGTATGA
- a CDS encoding pyridoxal-phosphate dependent enzyme, producing the protein MSAPATTVRPATSGRPATAGRPAAPAAVPHSAFRVHGPADLAVAAARIAPYTVRTPLLPGPTTSVCGPGLLLKAEHLQRGGSFKARGAANAVLALGADRVVTGSSGNHGIALARIARTLGLELTVVLAAGAAPAKAAAIRALGARVVQAGGGVADREERARAIAETTGAAFVPSSDHPLVIAGQGTVGAEVLTDAPDIDTVYVPVGGGGLLAGVCLAAAGHPVRVVGVEPALTPRYARSLAAGHPVLLPPARTVADGLRGQRPGRFTYPVIRDRVDDLVAVGEAEILAAAALLHSHGVDAEPSGAVAVAGALRAARRREAAVAVVSGGNTTARLHTLTTTTTTTTTETATIRKDMP; encoded by the coding sequence ATGAGCGCACCGGCCACGACGGTTCGTCCGGCCACGAGCGGCCGTCCGGCCACGGCGGGTCGCCCGGCCGCGCCGGCGGCCGTCCCGCACTCCGCGTTCCGCGTGCACGGGCCCGCCGATCTCGCTGTCGCCGCGGCCCGCATCGCCCCGTACACCGTGCGCACGCCCCTGCTGCCCGGCCCGACGACCTCCGTCTGCGGTCCAGGCCTGCTTCTGAAGGCCGAACATCTCCAGAGGGGCGGCTCTTTCAAAGCACGTGGTGCCGCCAACGCCGTCCTGGCTCTCGGTGCCGACCGCGTCGTCACCGGTTCCTCCGGCAACCACGGCATCGCTCTTGCCCGTATCGCCCGCACCCTCGGTCTGGAACTGACCGTCGTCCTGGCCGCCGGCGCGGCCCCCGCCAAGGCCGCCGCCATCCGCGCCCTGGGCGCACGGGTCGTCCAGGCCGGCGGGGGGGTGGCCGACCGTGAGGAACGGGCCCGGGCGATCGCCGAGACGACCGGCGCCGCTTTCGTCCCTTCCTCCGACCACCCCCTGGTGATCGCGGGCCAGGGCACGGTCGGCGCCGAAGTCCTCACCGACGCCCCCGACATCGATACGGTCTACGTTCCTGTGGGCGGCGGCGGTCTCCTGGCCGGTGTCTGCCTCGCCGCCGCCGGACATCCCGTCCGTGTCGTCGGTGTCGAGCCCGCGCTCACACCGCGCTACGCCCGCTCCCTGGCCGCCGGGCACCCGGTCCTGCTGCCGCCGGCCCGGACCGTCGCCGACGGCCTGCGCGGGCAGCGGCCCGGCCGCTTCACCTACCCGGTCATCCGTGACCGGGTCGACGACCTCGTCGCCGTCGGCGAGGCCGAGATCCTCGCCGCGGCGGCTCTGCTGCACAGCCATGGTGTCGACGCCGAACCCAGTGGCGCCGTCGCCGTCGCCGGAGCGCTGCGGGCCGCCCGGCGCCGCGAAGCCGCGGTGGCCGTCGTCTCCGGCGGCAACACCACCGCCCGGCTCCACACCCTCACCACAACCACGACCACGACCACGACCGAAACCGCAACCATTCGGAAGGACATGCCATGA
- a CDS encoding acyl carrier protein, protein MTGNSATAVSTLDLLVDIFRDVLGHPGLTADTDFYEAGGDSLAAFQVTGRLQQTLGCDDIPVSLVFAYPTPRDLAEVVDADFGRG, encoded by the coding sequence ATGACCGGGAACTCCGCCACCGCCGTCAGCACCCTCGACCTGCTCGTCGACATCTTCCGCGACGTCCTCGGCCACCCCGGCCTCACCGCGGACACCGACTTCTACGAGGCCGGCGGTGACTCCCTGGCGGCCTTTCAGGTCACCGGCCGCCTCCAGCAGACGCTGGGCTGCGACGACATCCCGGTCTCCCTGGTCTTCGCCTACCCGACCCCGCGTGACCTCGCCGAGGTCGTCGACGCGGACTTCGGCCGCGGCTGA
- a CDS encoding lantibiotic dehydratase — protein MSEDLVPYLGRWRLWNQFALRGPGFPADGVLRLAPPGLAEAADMFLPDTPLSGPEWEAFAAELGTAAVKTAHVLQDIARTPAFRQALAWQNRPLLDSGIAPFLRFNPDTDKRSSMPRQREELVAHYWQRLCVKNDTIGFFGPVGWGRWDPAASGAHVDPGTGLIADSTVYWASWGIDAVARMLDADPVLREWIAPRPVPFVVLNDNRARVPGRRPTTLSDSEAAVLARCDGVRPARDITADLPGTDVTRTLHDLVARRWVTWRLEVPAGTHPERALRDWLSTVGDPNLRRRGLDALDLLERGRAKVAAATDESTLLTALQDLERDFTTLTDTAATREKSASTAPCRALVYSDARRSATARLGPAVVEALSPLRLLMDSASWLTARLAAVVESEIRTVHRRLAAGGDPVDLASFWFACLPVLHGTAPAAASEVQQEFAERWQRILAIPQDARRVTRRAADIEESVRREFEGGQGWTAARYLSPDIMMAADGPEAAARGDVTLVLGELHLAANTVGASLFTHQHPDPGELFALTDQDHPGPRLMPLIAKEHRARLSARVRHTLVRPEDYQVALTDFTADPARPRAVRSADALVEQQDGALVVRLPDGALFPAIDVFSHVLTTLSMDLFQPLRPAAHTPRVTLDRLVIAREAWQLPAAQATFADDKDEARRFVRARHWQRRLGLPRFVFVVSPTESRPFYVDFDSPIYVTILAKALRRLARKDPSATATFTEMLPTPEQTWLTDDEGHRYTSELRFVAFDTQGSEAEGE, from the coding sequence ATGTCCGAAGACCTCGTGCCGTACCTCGGCAGGTGGCGCCTGTGGAACCAGTTCGCGCTGCGCGGGCCGGGTTTTCCGGCCGACGGCGTGCTGCGCCTCGCCCCGCCCGGTCTGGCCGAGGCCGCTGACATGTTCCTCCCGGACACGCCGTTGTCCGGCCCCGAATGGGAAGCCTTCGCCGCCGAACTGGGCACCGCCGCTGTGAAGACCGCGCACGTGCTGCAGGACATCGCCCGCACCCCGGCGTTCCGTCAGGCCCTGGCCTGGCAGAACCGCCCGCTGCTCGACTCCGGCATCGCGCCGTTCCTGCGCTTCAACCCTGACACCGACAAGCGCAGCAGCATGCCCCGCCAGCGCGAGGAACTCGTCGCGCACTACTGGCAGCGGTTGTGCGTGAAGAACGACACCATCGGCTTCTTCGGCCCCGTCGGCTGGGGCCGCTGGGACCCCGCGGCATCCGGCGCACACGTCGACCCCGGCACCGGCCTGATCGCCGACTCCACTGTCTACTGGGCGAGTTGGGGCATCGACGCGGTGGCCAGGATGCTGGACGCGGACCCGGTGCTGCGCGAGTGGATCGCCCCGAGACCGGTCCCGTTCGTCGTGCTGAACGACAACCGGGCACGCGTGCCCGGCCGCCGCCCGACCACGCTGTCCGACTCCGAGGCAGCGGTCCTCGCCCGCTGCGACGGCGTGCGTCCAGCCCGCGACATCACCGCCGACCTCCCCGGCACCGACGTGACCCGGACGCTGCACGACCTGGTGGCCCGCCGCTGGGTGACCTGGCGACTGGAGGTCCCGGCCGGCACCCACCCCGAACGCGCCCTGCGCGACTGGCTGTCGACCGTCGGCGACCCGAACCTCAGACGACGCGGCCTGGACGCCCTCGACCTCCTGGAACGGGGCAGGGCGAAAGTGGCGGCGGCCACCGACGAGAGCACCCTCCTCACCGCACTCCAGGACCTCGAGCGCGACTTCACCACACTCACCGACACGGCCGCGACACGCGAGAAATCGGCCTCCACCGCCCCCTGCCGCGCCCTCGTCTACAGCGACGCCCGGCGCTCGGCCACGGCGCGCCTCGGCCCGGCCGTCGTGGAGGCACTGTCCCCGCTGCGCCTGCTGATGGACAGCGCGAGCTGGCTCACCGCCCGGCTGGCCGCGGTCGTGGAGAGCGAGATACGCACGGTGCACCGCCGCCTTGCCGCCGGCGGCGACCCGGTCGACCTGGCCTCCTTCTGGTTCGCGTGCCTGCCCGTGCTGCACGGCACCGCCCCTGCGGCGGCGAGCGAGGTGCAGCAAGAGTTCGCCGAGCGCTGGCAGCGGATCCTCGCGATCCCGCAAGACGCGCGCAGGGTCACCCGGCGGGCCGCCGACATCGAGGAGTCCGTGCGGCGGGAGTTCGAGGGCGGCCAGGGCTGGACGGCGGCCCGCTATCTCAGCCCGGACATCATGATGGCCGCCGACGGCCCTGAGGCCGCCGCGCGAGGTGACGTGACCCTGGTCCTCGGTGAGCTGCACCTGGCCGCCAACACCGTGGGCGCCTCGCTCTTCACCCATCAACACCCGGACCCCGGCGAGCTGTTCGCCCTGACCGACCAGGACCACCCCGGTCCCCGGCTGATGCCGCTGATTGCCAAGGAGCACCGGGCCCGGCTCTCCGCCCGCGTCCGGCACACGCTGGTCCGCCCGGAGGACTACCAGGTCGCCCTCACCGACTTCACGGCCGACCCGGCCCGCCCCCGCGCCGTCCGCAGCGCCGACGCGCTGGTCGAGCAACAAGACGGTGCCCTGGTGGTCCGGCTGCCCGACGGCGCGCTCTTCCCCGCGATCGACGTCTTCTCCCACGTCCTGACCACGCTGTCGATGGACCTGTTCCAGCCGCTGCGGCCGGCCGCCCACACACCCCGGGTCACGCTCGACCGCCTGGTCATCGCCCGCGAGGCCTGGCAACTGCCCGCCGCGCAGGCCACGTTCGCCGACGACAAGGACGAGGCCCGGCGCTTCGTGCGGGCCCGCCACTGGCAGCGCCGCCTCGGCCTGCCCCGCTTCGTGTTCGTCGTCTCCCCGACCGAGTCCCGCCCGTTCTACGTCGACTTCGACAGCCCGATCTACGTCACCATCCTGGCCAAGGCCCTGCGCCGACTCGCCCGCAAGGACCCCTCCGCCACGGCGACGTTCACGGAAATGCTCCCGACCCCGGAACAGACCTGGCTCACGGACGACGAGGGCCACCGCTACACATCGGAGTTGAGGTTCGTCGCGTTCGACACGCAGGGCAGCGAGGCGGAAGGGGAGTGA
- a CDS encoding ISAzo13 family transposase, with translation MSVSDEVRGQLAVRFEVLFLHLDERQRRLMMGAEARVLGHGGIRAVARAARVSETTVRKGVDELEAGEEPLGRVRRPGGGRKRSAELDPGLRPALLALVEPDERGDPMSPLRWTVKSTRSLAAALTGQGHRVSADTVGDLLREEGFSLQAGAKTLEGRQHPDRDAQFRYINEQARGHMDAGQPVISVDAKKKELIGDYKNAGRQWRPAGEPVLVKTHDFLDRQGPGKAIPYGIYDIAANTGWVTVGTDHDTAAFAVASIRRWWQARGRHDYPAATRLLITADAGGSNGYRTRAWKTELAALAAETGLDITVCHMPPGTSKWNKIEHRLFSHISMNWRGRPLTSHDVAVNSIAATTTRTGLTVHAELDPGTYDTGIKVTDSDIDALPMHRHRFHGDWNYTLHPRPRDTTSADTAPLAAGAPSPQPCTGCLRNPELTGMPEPALDELTNQLTGKLDELREQGRLQKRGGERIRARGAGAKDKLSAADRVLATVLYLRKLGTRDLLAQLFGVNTSTLTRAVHQVQPLLAEHGCTIPPSTARFRTPADVTAFLAHSNPTKIKPAC, from the coding sequence ATGAGCGTCTCCGACGAGGTTCGCGGTCAACTCGCTGTGAGGTTCGAGGTGTTGTTCCTACACCTTGACGAACGGCAGCGGCGGCTGATGATGGGGGCCGAGGCCCGGGTCCTGGGGCACGGCGGTATCCGGGCGGTTGCGCGGGCGGCCCGGGTCAGCGAGACGACGGTCCGCAAGGGCGTGGACGAGCTGGAGGCCGGCGAGGAACCCCTGGGCCGGGTGCGCAGGCCCGGTGGTGGCCGGAAGCGGTCCGCGGAGCTTGATCCGGGACTGCGGCCCGCGCTGCTGGCACTGGTGGAACCCGACGAGAGGGGCGATCCGATGTCGCCGCTGCGCTGGACGGTGAAGTCGACCAGGAGCCTGGCGGCCGCGCTCACCGGTCAGGGGCACCGGGTGAGCGCGGACACGGTCGGTGACCTGCTGCGGGAGGAGGGCTTCAGCCTGCAGGCCGGCGCCAAGACTCTCGAGGGCAGGCAGCACCCGGACCGCGACGCCCAGTTCCGCTACATCAACGAGCAGGCCAGAGGACACATGGACGCCGGCCAGCCGGTGATCAGCGTGGATGCGAAGAAGAAGGAACTCATCGGCGACTACAAGAACGCGGGCCGCCAGTGGCGGCCTGCCGGTGAGCCGGTACTGGTCAAGACGCACGACTTCCTGGACCGGCAGGGACCGGGCAAAGCGATCCCCTACGGGATCTATGACATCGCCGCGAACACCGGCTGGGTCACCGTGGGCACTGATCACGACACCGCCGCGTTTGCTGTCGCCTCCATCCGCCGCTGGTGGCAGGCCCGGGGCCGGCACGACTATCCGGCCGCCACCCGTCTGCTGATCACCGCGGACGCGGGCGGGTCCAACGGTTACCGCACCCGCGCCTGGAAGACCGAACTCGCCGCCCTGGCCGCCGAGACGGGCTTGGACATCACGGTCTGCCACATGCCGCCGGGCACCTCAAAGTGGAACAAGATCGAGCACCGGCTGTTCTCCCACATCTCCATGAACTGGCGCGGCCGGCCGCTGACCAGCCATGACGTCGCCGTGAACAGCATCGCGGCGACCACCACCCGCACCGGGCTGACCGTCCACGCCGAACTCGACCCGGGCACCTACGACACCGGCATCAAGGTCACCGACAGCGATATCGACGCTCTGCCCATGCACCGGCACCGTTTCCACGGCGACTGGAACTACACCCTCCACCCCCGACCTCGCGACACCACCAGCGCAGACACGGCCCCGCTGGCAGCCGGCGCCCCGTCCCCACAGCCCTGCACCGGGTGCCTGCGCAACCCGGAGCTGACCGGCATGCCCGAACCGGCGCTGGACGAACTCACCAACCAACTGACTGGGAAACTCGACGAGTTACGTGAGCAAGGACGGCTCCAGAAGCGAGGAGGCGAGCGCATCCGTGCCCGGGGCGCTGGGGCCAAGGACAAGCTGTCCGCCGCCGACAGAGTCCTGGCCACCGTGCTCTACCTGCGCAAACTCGGCACCCGCGATCTCCTCGCCCAGCTCTTCGGAGTCAACACCAGCACCCTCACCAGGGCCGTTCACCAAGTCCAGCCCCTCCTGGCCGAGCACGGCTGCACCATCCCACCCTCGACAGCCAGATTCCGCACACCCGCTGACGTCACCGCGTTCCTCGCCCACAGCAACCCCACAAAGATCAAACCAGCATGTTGA